The bacterium genome contains the following window.
AAATAATCTATTATACCCTCCACCCAGATAAGGCGGAGGGATTATTAGAAGCTCTACTGATTAGAGCTCGTGCTCCCTATCCGGAAAAGCTCTCGCCCTTAGATTAAGAGCTCCTTCGCCCGCTTAATTGCCTCCTTGCAGACCTCCAGCGGAGGTCTTGATTGATGGATTGGGTTGAATATTTCTATGGAAAGCCATCCACCGTAGCCGATTTTCTTTAAGTTAGCTATGAGCTCTTTAAGGGGGGCTTTCCCTTCGCCAGGCAATACCCTATCAGCGTCGCTCTGCTCCTCCAGCGCTTTATCGGGGGAGATGTCGTTGAAATGCACCAATGCTATCCCCTCGCCCGGCAGAGAAAGGAGGTCCGCTGGGGTTCCTCCTCCTTTCAAAAGATGAAAAACATCCACGATTACTCCACCATTTTCGCAATTGGCTTCCTTCACTATCTCGTAGGCGGAAATCGGGTTATTGATTCCTTTCCTCATCCCGAGAAATTCAAGCCCCATAATTAAGCCCCATTCCTTCCCCATCTCGCAAAGCTCCCTGTAATCCTGAACGCTTCTCTCCAAAGGAGCCTCCGCTTCCCAAGCCACGGGACATACAAGAACGCTCCTCTCTATCCCTATCCCTCTACACATTTCCCCTATCTTTTCCACTTCTTCCTTCACACCGCTCTTGTCATCAACTAAATGCCATCCGCCCAAAGCGCATATCTCGGGAACCTCAAGATTAAATTCCCTTAAAAGATTTCCGATTTCCTCAAGGCTGCCACCTTGGGAGATGAATTCATCCACATCCGATACCCACAAGCCTACTCCTTCAAATCCACTTTCCGCTATCGCTTTCAATCTCTCCGGGAGAGGGTCTTTCCTCAAGCTGACCAAATTCATAGATAACCGCATTGCCATACCTCCTTCCTTAGATTTTTATTTCTATGTAAGGGATATTTTTCAGGGCTTCAATGACCCTTTCCTTCTCAGCATCTTTTGGAGGGAGAAGGGGAGGTCGGGGCACCCCTATATCCATCCCTGAGACCGCAGAGAAAGCAAACTTGAGTAGTGGTATTGGGTTTTTCCTGTTATTTTGCACCAAAGAAAAAATAAAGGGGTATATTTTCTGATGGAGATAGGCAGCTTTTGGAACATCTCCTGCGAGGAAAGCCGTCATCATCTCCCTTATCGCTTTACCAACAACTTGGGCTGTCCCGCTTACCCCTCCCACTCCGCCTTGAGCGAGAATCTGGAGTATCATTGAGTCGTCTCCAGAATAAATCGCTAAACTATCGTTGCATTCCAATATATATTTCGTCCCCTGAAGAGGATGAATTTCCGCTTCTTCCTTTATAGCGACGATATTCTCCAACTCGCTCAATTTACCAACGGTCTCCGGCTCTATATTTGTTCCTGAGAAAAGGGGAATGTTATAAAGCATAATGGGAAGTTTCGTCTCCCTGGCAATTGCCTTGTAATGTGTCTCTATTTCCTCTTGTGTTGGCTTACAATAATAAGGGGTGACAATCATTGCCATATCATATCCGAGTTCTTCAGCTGCTTTGGTCAAACTTATCGCTTCCCTTGTGGAAACCGCTCCCGTCCCCGCAATCAGGGGAACTTTACCGAAAGCAACATCCTTAACAGCCTTAAAGAGGGAAATTCGTTCATCCATTGTGAGGGAGAAAAATTCGCCGGTTGTTCCTCCCACGATTAATGAATCGCAAAGATTTTCCCCAATTATATAATCAGCGATTTCCTGCGTTTTCTTTGTGTCTAAATTTCCTCTCTTATCAAAAGCGGTGAGCATAGGAACCAAGAGTCTGCCAAATTTCTTCACTACCTCTTCTTTTTTCATTTGAAAAACCTCCTTATCAAGGGGTGTTGCTACTATTATAGTATTATAAGATATGAGGGTAAATACGGAATTAATACTCGTTTTTCTCCTCCTTTTCTCCAACGTTGTTGGCTTTTCTAATCAAGTGGTGAGACTCTATATAGCTCGCCAATACTCTTGGGAAGAGAAGGTTGGGTTTCACCTTTACCTTCAGAGCACCTCAGAGGGCGAATCGCCTTGCAAATTGGAGAATCTTTATCTGAACCTTGGAATTGGCGATGGGAAACATTGGCGAACAATTTCCGCTCATCCTCAATGGATAAAAGATAGGGAATATATCGTTGAGGCGAAAATAGATTCTGATAGCGCCGAGCTATGGTTGGATGGAGAATTAGTGGGAAAAAGCGAGGGATATTTCGTTCCCGCTGAGGAAAATCTCACGCTTAACTATATGCCCAACTGGGCAAAGGGCAAATCCAAGTTCCTCATAGTTTTAAAGAAGATTGAACTGATCTTCTCCGATGGGCGAAAAAAAGAATACACCTTCCCTCAACTCCCCCTCCCTCTTTTCCTCTTTGAGCCGCAGTTCCCATATGCGCTCCAAACGAGAATTCAAAAAGGCGAATGGCTGAAAATAAAAGCTACCTTTGCTCTCCTTCCTTATCCAGATTTAAGGACGATATCCCCTTTGATAGATGAATATGGGCAGTGTATATATGGAGATTGGGCAGGAAAAATAAAGAGCGAAGAGGAGCTTAGAAAAAGCAGAGAGGAGGAAGAAAATATTCTTTCTTCTTGGGAGATTCCGAGGGAATACGACCGCTTTGGAGGTTATAAAATAGCAGGTTGGAAGGAAAAGCCCACGGGATTCTTTAGGGTAGTGAAGAGAAACGGCTTTTTCTGGCTTATATCTCCTGAGGGGAATCCCTGCTTTTATATAGGGCTCTGTGGGGTTCCCGCTATAAACTGGGATATGACCCCGATAACTGGAAGGGAATATCTGTTTTCCTGGCTCCCTCCTAAAGAAGGGCAATTTTCCTCAAGCTGGGCAAGGGGGATAAGGGGAGACCCTGAAGTTGAGTATGTATCTTTTCATACCTGCAATATGATTCGTAAATATGGTGAGAATTGGCGGGAAATATCTCTTGAGCTCACAAAGAAGAGATTAAGAACTTGGGGATTTTCGGGAGCGGGAAAATGGAGTGAAATGGAGGGTTTACCTTGCCTTCCCGTGCTTTATAGATGGGATGTTCCCAACCTTGTTCGTCATCCCGATATATTTGACCCAACGGTAAGGGAGAAGTTCAAAGAATCCCTGCGAAAGCAGATAGAAGCGAGGAAGAACGACCCATATATCGTTGGCTGGTCTTTGGGAAATGAATATGGGGAGATAATAAATTCTGATGAGATAAGGGAAATACTCAAAATGGGAAGCGATGTGCCAGCTAAAAGGTCTCTAATATCTTTCGCTTTAGAGGAAATTTACGGAGGAAATCTTAAGGAGCTGAAAAAGAGATGGGGGATAAAGGGAGAGGAGAAGGAAGACATTTATAAAGATGAAATTAGCCCTCCCCCTGAAGACATTGAGAGGCTCCGGCTATATTATGCCGAAAAGTACTATGAGTTCATTTATATAACGATAAAAGGAATAGACCCAAATCATCTTTACTTCGGTTTCTGGATAACGCCAGGTTGGTGGGAAAACGAAAATGATTGGAGGTTGATAGCGAAATACTGCGATGTGATTGGTTACGACCTATATTCTTACGATTTCATGGATGTGAGGTTGAGGAAGCTGGTTGAGGAAACTAAAAAGCCCATTTTTTGCGGGGAGTTTTCCTTTCCTCCATTTTATGAGGGGAAGCGAGGATTTGGGATATGGGAGGGAGGAGTTCCGGGTGGCGTGAAGGCGAAAGATGATAGGGAAGCAGGTGAGCTTTATGGGGATTGGCTGAAAGAAGCCGCAGGAAATCCCTATTGCGTGGGTGTGAGTTGGTTCATTTATAGGGACCAACATATCACGGGGATAGGCGGTGAAAGACAGTGTTCAGAGTTGGTTTACGGTGAGCATTATGCCTTTGGAATAGTTGATATAGGGGATAGACCTAAATGGGAGCTGGTTAAAAGAATGAGGGAAGCTAATTTCTCCGCCATAAAATGGAGGCTATTCAAAAGTGGGCTCCTTGAGGGAAAGAGGTAATGACAAGGAGAGAGAAGGGATATATAATAAGTTAAAAAGATAGAAAGGAGGTCTTTGAATTGGAGAAAATCGGCGTTGGAGTAGTTGGGTTAGGCGCAATTGGACCCACCCATGCGAGGGCAGTTACGGAGATTGAAGAAGCGAAGCTCGTCGCGGTATGCGATGTTAGGGAGGATAGGGCAAGGAAGATTGGAGAGCAATTCGGAGTCGATTGGTATACGGATTATGTGAAGATGTTGGAGAGAGACGACATTCAGGTCGTCAGCATTTGCACTCCCTCTGGTATGCACGCCGATATGGGGATAATGGCTGCAAAGGCTGGGAAGCATATCATTTGCGAGAAACCATTGGATGTGACTTTGGAGAAATGCGATGCCTTGATAAAAGCGGCGAAGGAGAACAAAGTCAAATTGGGAGGGATATTCCAGCATCGCTTCGCGGAAGAAAGCAGGCTTGTAAAGAAATTGGTAGAGGAAGGCAAGCTTGGAAAGATAGTTTTAGGGGATATGGATATGAAGTGGTATAGGAGCCAGGCATACTACGATAAAGATGCTTGGCGAGGAACCTGGGCTTTGGATGGTGGAGGATGCCTTATGAACCAGGGAGTTCATTTCGTTGACCTCCTCCTTTGGATAATGGGACCGGTGGAATGGGTAAAAGCGGAAACAGCTACTCTCACCCATAATATTGAGGTTGAGGATACAGCCGTTGCGATATTGAAGTTCAAGAACGGAGCATTAGGGGCAATTGAAGCCACTACATCAGCTTATCCCGGGGTTTGCGCTCGCATAAGCGTTGCGGGATACAGCGGCTCGGTTGTCTGGGAAGATGATAAGATAACCTTCCTTAAAATAGAGGGAGAGGAAACCGAGGCTAAGGCGGAAAAACCGGTTATGGCTTGGGGTGCATCCGACCCTATGGCTATACCAGCTGGGCTTCATACGAGAAACATTTACGATGTCATCAGGGCGATTATTGAGGACAGAGAACCTCTAATCACGGGGGAGGAAGCTCGCAAGGCAGTTGAGCTCAATCTTGCGATATACAAATCCGCCCAAACGGGCGAGAAGATTTTCCTGCCTTTAGATTATTGACTTTTGGTTATTTCCCGCTATATAATATATGAGAAATCTAAGGTGCCGAGGTGGCGGAACTGGAAGACGCGCAGGCTTGAGGGGCTTGTGGGCTTTGCCCGTGCGGGTTCAACTCCCGCCCTCGGCACCATCTTGTCCCTTCCCCAATAGAAAGGAGGCTTAATGTGTCGGCTGGTAAAAAAGCTCTAATAGGCTTAACGATAATTATCCTCATAACAGTTATAATCATAATCGCTGTAAGAAGTAAGCCCCTTTCTCCCCCTCAACAACAATCAAGCGGACTTAAAGGGAAACTCGTAATAAAAGGTTCGGATACCCTCTTGCCCTTAGCCCAAGCCTGGGCGGAAGAATTTATGAGAAGACATCCAGATGTAAGCGTATCGGTCACAGGCGGTGGTTCGGGGGTGGGTATCGCGGCTCTATTGGATGGCACCTGCGATATAGCAAATGCCTCTCGCAACCTCACTAAATCAGAGGCGGAAAGGGCAAAAAGCTTGGGTATTCAAATTCACGAGACCAAAGTTGCAATTGATGGAATTTCCGTTATCGTTAACCCTCAAAACCCCATAAACAGCCTCACCATCTCCCAGTTAAAAGATATCTATACTGGACGCATAAAGTCGTGGAAGGAATTAGGCGGACAGGATTTAAAGATTACCGCAGTAGGAAGGGATACCCCCTCAGGCACTTATGAGCTTTTCAAGGAGAAAGTTCTGGGTGAGGAGAATTACGCTCCCACGGTTTTGAATACTCCCTCAAACAACCAGATAGCGATGACTGTTTCCCAGGATTTGGGAGCTATAGGATATGTAGGGGTTGCTTATGCTGATAAATTCGCCAAATCTGGGAAGGTGAAGATAATAGCAATCGCAAAGGACAAAAGTTCTTCCCCTCTATTACCAACAAAGGAAAACATTAAAAGCGAAAAGTATCCCCTTTATAGATATCTCTTCAATTACACAAGGGAGGAACCAAAGGGGATAGTCAAAGAGTATTTGGATTTCGTTCTCTCCCCCGAGGGACAGAAAAAAGTGGAGGAAATCGGTTATATTCCTTTAAAATGAAATACTGCTTATGAAGAGGAATAACATAGGGGAAAGCATTATTGAGAAGATAATATTCATAGGTGGAATAAGTGGAGTTATTATTCTTTTTCTAATATTTCTCTTCCTTTTTAAGGAAAGCTTTACTTTCTTTATCCGCTATCCTTTAAAGGAATTCTTCTTTGGAAAGAATTGGTATCCCACGAGCGCTCCCCCCAAATTCGGTTTAATTCCCTTGCTGTTGGGTTCTCTATTAGTGACAATTGGAGCGATAGCCATATCCCTTCCCCTCGGCGTTGCCTGCGCAATTTATATCAGTGAGGTAGCTCCTCGCTGGGCGAAGGAGATTTTGAAACCGGTTATGGAGTTGATAGCTGCAATACCCTCAGTTGTTTTGGGATTCATAGGTCTTATGATTTTGGTACCAATTATTAAGCAAGCCTTTCATTTGCCAACTGGACTAACAGCTTTAGCCGGTTCCATAACTTTAGCATTTATGGCGCTTCCCACCATCACCAGCATATCGGAAGATGCCCTTTCCGCCTTGCCAAGAGATTATAAGGAAGCTTCTTTCGCGCTGGGGGCAACTCATTGGCAGACAATAAGGAATGTGCTCCTTCCCGCTGCGAAGCCAGGCATTTTGGCTGCCACTATGCTCGGCTTGGGAAGGGCGATAGGGGAA
Protein-coding sequences here:
- a CDS encoding sugar phosphate isomerase/epimerase, producing MAMRLSMNLVSLRKDPLPERLKAIAESGFEGVGLWVSDVDEFISQGGSLEEIGNLLREFNLEVPEICALGGWHLVDDKSGVKEEVEKIGEMCRGIGIERSVLVCPVAWEAEAPLERSVQDYRELCEMGKEWGLIMGLEFLGMRKGINNPISAYEIVKEANCENGGVIVDVFHLLKGGGTPADLLSLPGEGIALVHFNDISPDKALEEQSDADRVLPGEGKAPLKELIANLKKIGYGGWLSIEIFNPIHQSRPPLEVCKEAIKRAKELLI
- the dapA gene encoding 4-hydroxy-tetrahydrodipicolinate synthase — protein: MKKEEVVKKFGRLLVPMLTAFDKRGNLDTKKTQEIADYIIGENLCDSLIVGGTTGEFFSLTMDERISLFKAVKDVAFGKVPLIAGTGAVSTREAISLTKAAEELGYDMAMIVTPYYCKPTQEEIETHYKAIARETKLPIMLYNIPLFSGTNIEPETVGKLSELENIVAIKEEAEIHPLQGTKYILECNDSLAIYSGDDSMILQILAQGGVGGVSGTAQVVGKAIREMMTAFLAGDVPKAAYLHQKIYPFIFSLVQNNRKNPIPLLKFAFSAVSGMDIGVPRPPLLPPKDAEKERVIEALKNIPYIEIKI
- a CDS encoding Gfo/Idh/MocA family oxidoreductase — encoded protein: MEKIGVGVVGLGAIGPTHARAVTEIEEAKLVAVCDVREDRARKIGEQFGVDWYTDYVKMLERDDIQVVSICTPSGMHADMGIMAAKAGKHIICEKPLDVTLEKCDALIKAAKENKVKLGGIFQHRFAEESRLVKKLVEEGKLGKIVLGDMDMKWYRSQAYYDKDAWRGTWALDGGGCLMNQGVHFVDLLLWIMGPVEWVKAETATLTHNIEVEDTAVAILKFKNGALGAIEATTSAYPGVCARISVAGYSGSVVWEDDKITFLKIEGEETEAKAEKPVMAWGASDPMAIPAGLHTRNIYDVIRAIIEDREPLITGEEARKAVELNLAIYKSAQTGEKIFLPLDY
- a CDS encoding PstS family phosphate ABC transporter substrate-binding protein; the protein is MSAGKKALIGLTIIILITVIIIIAVRSKPLSPPQQQSSGLKGKLVIKGSDTLLPLAQAWAEEFMRRHPDVSVSVTGGGSGVGIAALLDGTCDIANASRNLTKSEAERAKSLGIQIHETKVAIDGISVIVNPQNPINSLTISQLKDIYTGRIKSWKELGGQDLKITAVGRDTPSGTYELFKEKVLGEENYAPTVLNTPSNNQIAMTVSQDLGAIGYVGVAYADKFAKSGKVKIIAIAKDKSSSPLLPTKENIKSEKYPLYRYLFNYTREEPKGIVKEYLDFVLSPEGQKKVEEIGYIPLK
- the pstC gene encoding phosphate ABC transporter permease subunit PstC, which produces MKRNNIGESIIEKIIFIGGISGVIILFLIFLFLFKESFTFFIRYPLKEFFFGKNWYPTSAPPKFGLIPLLLGSLLVTIGAIAISLPLGVACAIYISEVAPRWAKEILKPVMELIAAIPSVVLGFIGLMILVPIIKQAFHLPTGLTALAGSITLAFMALPTITSISEDALSALPRDYKEASFALGATHWQTIRNVLLPAAKPGILAATMLGLGRAIGETMAVLMVTGNAAVIPHTFLQPVRTMTATIAMEMGEVVQGGLHYQALFAIGLILFLISFVVNFIADWVISRQKR